A genome region from Lutra lutra chromosome 11, mLutLut1.2, whole genome shotgun sequence includes the following:
- the FIGNL1 gene encoding fidgetin-like protein 1 yields MRASSSRSVHLSEWQKSHFAITSGTCAPEQKADAYRAQILRIQYAWANAELSQVCATRLFRKYAEKYAAVIDCDNVETGLNNYAENILTLARSPQTDSDKWQSGLSINNVFQLSNVQEMMQAGKKSRDSLLATAGASEVIRKEGIVLDPPKLTVCGASGESGPLTNAAPDTSRTQGIPDSSPSTCPQNAQPPVLTNTRKACPTSLTPFGDLATAKIHATPLFGNVNKENKNSPKAKVGLNMFSSNQSCLPPGCENPRERKALYGPGTTDALSTPIVNKAVSKTEDNAQREESGLPTFKTAKEQLWVDQQKKYQPQRAPGSSYSGIKKSLGASRSRGIFGKFVPPIPKQDGGDQNGGVQYKAYDAGPAELANPVDERLKNLEPKMIELIMNEIMDHGPPVSWEDIAGVEFAKATIKEIVVWPMMRPDIFTGLRGPPKGILLFGPPGTGKTLIGKCIASQSGATFFSISASSLTSKWVGEGEKMVRALFAVARCQQPAVIFIDEIDSLLSQRGDGEHESSRRIKTEFLVQLDGATTSSEDRILVVGATNRPQEIDEAARRRLVKRLYIPLPEAAARKQIVINLMSKEQCCLSEEEIALVVRQTDGFSGADMTQLCREASLGPIRSLQTVDIATITPDQVRPIAYVDFENAFRTVRPSVSPKDLELYENWNRTFGCGK; encoded by the coding sequence ATGCGGGCCTCCAGCTCCAGGTCTGTGCACCTGAGCGAGTGGCAGAAGAGTCACTTTGCAATTACATCTGGCACGTGTGCcccagaacagaaggcagatgcgtaCCGAGCGCAGATATTACGCATTCAGTATGCATGGGCAAACGCCGAGCTCTCCCAGGTCTGCGCCACCAGACTGTtcagaaaatatgcagagaaataTGCTGCAGTTATCGATTGTGACAATGTTGAGACTGGCTTGAATAACTATgcagaaaacattttaactttAGCAAGATCTCCCCAGACTGACAGTGACAAATGGCAGTCTGGATTgtcaataaataatgttttccaaTTGAGTAATGTACAGGAGATGATGCAAGCTGGCAAAAAGTCCAGAGACTCTCTGTTGGCCACTGCCGGTGCATCAGAAGTCATCCGTAAAGAGGGCATTGTCCTCGATCCTCCTAAACTTACTGTTTGTGGGGCTTCTGGGGAGAGTGGCCCGTTAACTAACGCAGCTCCTGATACAAGTAGGACCCAAGGCATCCCAGATAGCAGCCCTTCGACGTGCCCTCAGAATGCCCAGCCACCTGTGCTAACGAACACCAGGAAGGCCTGTCCCACATCCTTAACACCGTTTGGTGACTTAGCCACTGCAAAAATCCATGCCACACCATTATTTGGAAATGTCAACAAGGAAAATAAGAACTCTCCAAAAGCCAAGGTAGGACTAAATATGTTTTCATCTAATCAGTCTTGTTTGCCTCCTGGCTGTGAAAATCCACGAGAGAGAAAAGCTTTGTATGGTCCTGGCACCACTGATGCCCTTTCCACTCCCATAGTGAATAAGGCTGTTAGTAAAACAGAAGATAATGCCCAAAGAGAAGAGAGTGGCCTGCCTACTTTTAAAACTGCAAAAGAACAATTATGGGTAGATCAGCAAAAGAAGTACCAACCCCAACGTGCACCCGGGTCTTCATACAGTGGTATAAAGAAGTCTCTGGGAGCTAGTAGGTCCCGAGGAATATTTGGGAAGTTTGTTCCTCCTATACCTAAGCAAGATGGGGGAGATCAGAACGGGGGGGTGCAGTATAAGGCTTATGATGCAGGACCTGCAGAGCTGGCAAATCCAGTCGATGAGCGTCTGAAGAACTTGGAGCCAAAGATGATTGAGCTTATCATGAATGAGATCATGGATCACGGACCGCCTGTAAGCTGGGAAGATATTGCCGGAGTAGAATTTGCCAAAGCCACAATAAAGGAGATCGTTGTGTGGCCCATGATGAGGCCGGACATTTTTACGGGTTTACGAGGACCCCCTAAAGGAATTCTGCTCTTTGGGCCGCCCGGGACTGGTAAAACTCTAATCGGCAAGTGCATTGCTAGTCAGTCCGGGGCAACGTTCTTCAGTATCTCTGCTTCTTCTTTGACTTCTAAGTGGGTAGGTGAGGGGGAGAAAATGGTGCGTGCGTTGTTTGCCGTGGCAAGGTGTCAGCAGCCAGCTGTGATATTCATTGATGAAATTGATTCCCTGTTATCTCAACGAGGAGATGGTGAGCACGAATCTTCCAGAAGGATAAAAACGGAATTTCTAGTGCAGTTAGATGGGGCAACCACTTCTTCTGAAGATCGCATCCTGGTGGTGGGAGCAACCAATCGGCCACAAGAAATTGATGAGGCTGCCCGGAGAAGGTTGGTGAAAAGGCTTTATATTCCACTTCCAGAAGCTGCGGCTAGGAAACAGATCGTGATTAACCTCATGTCCAAGGAGCAGTGCTGCCTCAGCGAGGAGGAAATCGCCCTGGTTGTAAGGCAGACAGACGGGTTCTCGGGAGCTGACATGACCCAGCTTTGCAGAGAGGCATCCCTCGGGCCCATTCGCAGTTTACAGACCGTTGACATTGCCACGATAACACCCGATCAGGTCCGACCAATAGCTTACGTTGATTTTGAGAACGCCTTCAGAACCGTGCGGCCTAGCGTGTCTCCTAAAGATTTAGAGCTTTATGAGAACTGGAACAGAACTTTTGGTTGTGGGAAGTAA